TCCAGCGGAACAGGCACCGGTAGTAGGACAGGTCATACCCAAGGCAGCCAGGAAGACTCCTACCCAGATACTTCCCAGGACGAGAATGAGCTCTTTCGAGCTGGGTTCATCGGCCAAGGGGACCTCGGAGTCTACCGAAGGCACCGCTTGTTCATTCGGCGAGCGATCCCCAAGGAGGGGCGTCTGTTCAGACACCGGCTCTCCTCGAGGTCCATTCGAAGCCGCTGTTCTGGATTGATCAACACGCATACCTGTACCACCAATATTCTGGGTCGGATATCCATACAGCGGTGGACCGGTTGAGTTGGGTTTAGGTTGGTGTGCAACGCAACTTGGCGGAGCGGCGGTAATTCGGGCGGCGCTCCGATAAAGAGCGGGCGATAACGCGACCGATCATTTGCCGCTTCCAAGCTTATCCAAATCCACCATGACGGCTCCGTCTCCCCCCTTCGTAGCTTTCGGCAGACTGAAGCCCTCGACGAATCCCAGGGCACTGAGAATGGGGCGGTCGGACACTTGCCCTTCCACGGTTATTGCTGAACCTTGATGTGAGCTATCCTCGACTTTTCACGGGTTTCTAACCATGGCTCTTCAGACCCGGTCGTATTTACGATGGATCAGACTTGAACAGACGCTTGGTCTagttccttcccccctccccccctgaTCCGATGAACAGGTCTGAATCTCATAATCATTCGAAGCAAACAGGCAAGTCCTATTTTTGCACTCGACCTATCATTCTATTTCTGGCCTCGTCGGTCATGTCAcccagtacggagtagacaACCACTCATTTGTCACTGGACATCGACTGCAAGCATGAATGAAGCACCAATGAACGTGACGTGGAATACTAAGTTAGAGCTGAAAGCCAGGACCATAGCCTTGACGAGAGCTGCACACACCATGTCGGCCGACTGTTGAACAAAAAGCCTACCTATGGACTGGCAAACGGCGCGCCGCCAAGATTGTCACTGGCTAACGGGCGCATCGTGCATGCAGAGATGAAACAAACTAACAATATACAAAGATTTGAAGGAGTCAACCGGACCTTCTAAGATAGAGTGCACCAGAAATTTCCAACCCTCAGAACAAAATCACCACGGCGATGTGAGTCCCATTGACCTGAAGTAGGGCAATTTCCGTGCCCTATATACAAGGTCTCCACTCACGGCAACCCAATCCATCTAATAGTCCCAAATAAGCGCAGAATAAGGATTGTTCGCGAAAGTAAAAGTGGGGCCCGTGATGGACTACTAGATCCTCGTACATTTTCTCTGTCGGGGTTTTATTGACAGCGCTTGGTCAATCTCACGATAAGGGTTGCCCCTGAAAAGAAGAGCCATGAGggggtaaaaaaaagaaaaagtcgcttccaggaggaagggaagcagaagatacTACAGTCACAGTCTACTCCTGACTCGTACTCTTCATGCACCACCCCCCTGGCGCTTGGACAGAAAGTACGATGGTCTCCATAATTCAAGTTGCTAAGTTGCTATtcttgagcagcagcagcagccaccacTGCAAGAACAGGATAGTCGAGCCGGGATCAACTGCTCCGTTGGCAATAGATGCGCGAACCGAGGGTTACTAACGCGGCGGGGTGCCGATGCACTTGCCCATCCCTCGTATATTAACTCCCTAGATAGAGTCGTTGTTTGGATAGACCCAGGGGTTAGCTAGCTAGAGAAGAGAACTAGTTAAGTAGTCATGACTAATAGGTAAACCTTTAGATGACGGCGCCAGTGGATCAGCAGCAGTGGCCGGCGGGGACATGAAagagggggggtgggagatgAGGCAGGATGTTACTGGATAGCTAGTAGGAAAAAGGGTCCCTGAAGCGAAAAGAATAGGAGGCATCGAAGAGCAGAACAGATTAAGGGCGCTGGCGATCAACATCAGGACCGTGCCCCCCGTCACGTGGAGGACACATAACTACGGCCATACGAAgccttctattttttttatttctttcttgtccttgtcgtCTGTGTTTTGaacttttctttgttctctaTACTACATCTCAccgttgtggttgttgatccTTCCTTTCATCATCCCTAATCTACTCGTGTATACCGAACGGATTTCCCCTCCTTTATCTCCCTACTTCTACCCCTCCAACAGCCAACATGCCTGGTGAGTGAAACCCCGCAGATCGTCTTGCGTACGCGCGTAAGGACTTTTCAACTGACCTCGCATCCTAGCCTTCctcaagaacatcaagaacaaGCTCAAGGCTatcttcaagaagaagaagactgcCGAGGAGAACCCTGAaggcgctgctgctcctgctgagAACACTCCTGGTATGTTCTGCCACTCTCATAACATTCGCCACGACCAGTTACTGACCATGTCATAATACAGCCGCCGACAAGCCCGCTGAGCAGGCTCAGACCGAGGGTGTTTCCGCCGCTCCTCCGACCCTCGAGGTGACGGAGTCCCCGGCTGGTGAGGCAAAGCCTGAGACGGAAGCTCATGCGGAAGCCGCTGCCGGTGCATCTGATGCCGCTGCTAAGCCCGCCGAGACTGCTGGAGACGCAGCTGGTAAGTCGAGGACACACGCCCCTCGCCAAATGGAACGAACGAAGAatgactgattgactgacCCTGCGCAgacaaagaaaccaaataaTCGCCCTTAGGCTTCAAGCTGATGCAGCTCTCATTGCGTGCATCATCCACTCCTTCGCCCGTGGCATCATTTTCCTACCCTttgcatcatcttctcatACCCCAGCATAGACTGCGCTGATTtcattttgttgttgttgttcttctcttGTTGATATCCACCTTTTTCATATACCCTGTACTGCTTTCAATAGCCATGCGTATTCGCATAGTCTAATAATTCAGTCTGTCCGCGTCAAGCAAGATCTTACTTAGCTCACTCGTAGTGTATTGTGTAGCAAAAACTAGAAAAATCTGATTAATCAAATCCTTGATTCGATATCAACCTGGGTATCATAAGCCGAAACTGAGCTAGAagaacatacatacatccaaGAACCATGACTGAAAAACCCCCTCAATCACTACCCTCATCCGAAGACACATCCATATCCATCTGACCAGCAGCCGGAGCCTCACcactagcagcagcagcagcagccttagcagccttctcctctctcgcCTTCTGCCTGCGCTTAATCTTCTTCTCACGATTCTTCCGATTCcgcttctccgcctccaacaacttcttctcctcctctttcttcttcctctcctccgcagccGAAACCCGCTTCCGCAACTGAATCCGGCGCTTCTTGCCAGGCTTCTTCAACGACGTCGGCGCCCGTTCCGCGGGGTCCTTCGCGCACGTCACCGCCGCACCCTTACTTTTCTTCTCACTCTTCAACGTAACAACCCTCCAGGGCAAATGGCACCCAGGCTAGATAAAGTAAACCAAGTCAGCAACAAAACCTCCGCCATGACAAACCAACCAAAAGAacatttataaagaatagaaTAACCTACCCACGAAACCCCCGAAAACCCTACAACCTGCACCCCCGAAACAGCCACATCCTCAAActgtcttctcttctccctcaacctctcttcctcctgcaccttctccttctccccaccGGCAGCCACCATGATCTCCGGCGCAGAGAAATAATACCCCCATCCCCGAAACGGATTCACAAAGCGTCCATCTTCCACGCCCACAGCGCCGGGTGTCGGCGAACGTACCCGAATGCGTAGTTTCTGGGCTTGAGTTGTGCTAGATGACTCGACAGTTGCTGCTTGGTCTTCGTTTTTGGATGAGGATTTGGTGGGACCGCTGAAGAGTCGGAATTCGaattcttgttcttcttcttcgtccgcgttggtggtgggttgtggTGTTGGGTTGTCGTCGGATGGGGGCGCGAGAAGAGAGTCGATGTCTAGGAGGGCGCCAAGACGTTGGTGAGCGTCTGTCACGGAGGATTccgggggtggggagggtgagggtgaggtggATGTTCGTTGGGATAGGAGGTCTTCGCGACGGACGCTGTTGTTGGGTGGTTAGTGGGATTGGAATTGGAATTGGGATTGgcattgggattgggattggcattgggattgggattggggttgggattggggttggtggtgtggcGTAGTGGCGTACCGCTTTGCGCTGGGGAGGTCGAACATGTTTGCCTCCAGTAATTTTGTGTGAGGTTTGGGTTTTGGTAGAGGAGAGTGGTGGATGATAGTTGAGGGTTGATGGTGTGTCTGCGGTGGAGTGAAAATTGTCGGCGGATGTTGGTGAGTGGTTATTTCCACGGGCGGGTGTGGTGCGGCCACGCGTTCGGAGGATTGATTGGTATCTCTGTGCCCTATGGAGTTTGGTATAGAGTGGATTGATATTAGACTTAACACTTTATTGCTTTTGTATTCCAAATTTAGTATATGTGATATGCAAATGAGAGGTTTGATTCATTATATCAGTAAGAATATAATTGTTGCTTTGTAAGACGTACTTGCGAAGCATACAATTGGGTTTTCTGTTCTATGGTGAAACAGTTCCGGGTTAAAGGCCCAAATAAATTCATGCGACCAGTAGCCATTAGTAAAGTCTAGTTGAATCTATGGAAAAAAATGAATATTAAACCAGGATACATAGTATAAGCTGTTGACTCTGAAAATCAAAGATCATACGACAGCATGTTGTTCCACCAGACATGTGATAGTATAACCCTCTAGTAACCACGGCACCTCCTGGCGTGACATTCAACGGGGCATAAATCCAACACTTGAGACCATTGTAACTATTTAGAAGTTCAAGTTGGCTGATAAAGAACCTCCAGTGACTTCAATGGCCGACAATCAAGGCACTCATACTACATCTACCCGATTCCGATGACATCGGCTCGCACGggccacccccaacccaccgAATTATCCAAACCGTCACTCCCTTCAAGTCACCCAAGATCTCAATCAcctaactaaccaaccacGCATTCCACCCTCGCAAATCATCTTCGCTTGAGCACCACCGCCCGGCGCGTTTCTACTATCCAATTCAGCATCCAGACGCTCATTCCAGTCATTCATTCGCCTTGCTCTTTTTTCACCACGACCCGATACTCCCGTTTATAATCAAGCCGTTCCAACCTCCACCACTACCGTCATTGAACATCTCTCCTGCGCCTCCACCTCTAATCCGCCGATCTGATCAGCACAAATGGGTATCTGCGCCTCATGTCTAGGACGTAATCGTCGGGAACCCCACGATGTAAGTCCAATACTATATTCTTCTGCCGCAAAAAGAGAACAAGCGCACGCCAGCCAacactcctccctccctttgcGCCCGACTCCACCAATTCTCTTCGCATCCATCATCTAGAACCCCAAAACTAACctatctccctccctacAGCCCAACCACCCCGAATCCTCTCGCCTCCTTGATGAAGACATCTACCAACCGGGCTACGGCTACGGCGCCCTTAACCAAAGCGCCCAAGGCAATCACCCAGACCCTAGCTACCTGAAGCGCGAACGAGAAGCCCTCGAAGCAATCTGTCAACGAATATCAGAGTGAGCCACACTTTACCAGCATGGCAGATATCGAACTCAAGACTGATAATGTGCAACAGCTCCGTCATCGACATCTGgtccctccaaccccaaccgCACCTCCAACCTCGCGCCACCCTCCCCAGCACCgtcccccctccttcatcctccgATGGCGATGCGCCACCCGTCAAAGTAATAACAACTGACTCGCCACCGGCTCGCTCAAAGAAACAATCCTCTCCGACTGCAAAGGCAGGCGGCACGGTCCCGAAACACTGGGGCGAAGTGGTGATAAATACGCGCAAGAATCGGTCGCGGCCGGGGTCGAGTACGGATGAAGACGGTGCTGCTAAGAGGGATGTATTCGGAGTGTTGAAGGTTACATGATTACTGTAACTATTTAAAATGGGGGAAAAAGTGACAGATGACGGCAGGTCAAATGTGATAGGTGCCGTGTGGTGTTGTGTTATCGGGGTCGCTTGAGTACTAGATGAAACACACggctgtggatggatggatagatggacGAACGTGACGGAACGGACGTGACAGCACTTATCGcacttgacttgacttgacgtgtttgattgattgttttTGTTacccccttctttttttatttctattccTGCTTTTTACTCgtttcctctttcttgccTGCTCCTTTTTTACACATCTCCCCCCTTAATaccccttttcttttcttcgcgCATCGCGATGGGTCGCCGGCGACGACAGGGTCAActatgttgttgttatttttttCACCTCCCTTTTGCCATCGGCGCTGTTGATTACATTTCTCTTCTcagctttttcttcttcttctattctATACCCTTGTTCTGTGCCTAGGCTGATGCTGAGGCTttttacttactacttctctCTCCAGATCTTTCACTgtgcattcattcatttcctttgttcGTTCTTGTGTTGTCTAGTTTGGTTGAGTTAGATCGCAGAACGCGCTCGACGCCAGTACAGTAGTACTGCTAGTACTAAACAGCTGAAAAATAAAACGCTTGCTGTATGATATGGAAACATACAATACGATTTGAACAAGACCCCATGCTATTCTATGCTATGATACTAGAGTTGGGATATAACAATAATGCTCCATTAGCGATATACAGTCTTTATGTTGGAACATCTGCGAGTGGTGGGAAGTAGAACAGACACTGCGGAAGTAACGCTGCTGTCGAAGAGATACGGATTAGCCGGTCAACTTCCTGCACTTGCACACCCCCCACGTTACGTGATCCGATCGCCCATTAGCTACCTTCTCTTGCGACTGTCGTACTAAGTCGATTGCTGCACTTTGAAACGACTGAACTCCGCCAGAAACGCCTTCCCGCCTGACACCCAAAAGATAAAAGCAGCAATAGTAAATAACACCGAAAACAGATAATAGACAACGATGCCTATGCAATATACTGGTGTGAAATGTCCAAACCAAGACGCGAATGGTCTAAGACAGACTGAACTGCGGCAGAACTAAACGTCGTCCATTGTACCGGCTGGCTCTTCGCCGCCGGACTCGTAACTGCCTGCCGAGCTCAGTTCGTCTTCCGACTCTGTGTCTTCTCCGGCTTCGTCGACGGCCTCTTTGCTGGCGTACTTGGCTACGTATTCTAATTACAGGTCAGCTTGGTTGAGAGCATGTTGCAAGTGGTGTGATGACGTACCCTTGACCTTTGCCTCGTAGCTTTTCGGCTCCCGCATGAGCATAGCAGCTGCTTCACCGTTCAGAGGGTCCGAAGGGTTGGGGTAGCGCAGGAGCTGAGGAAGGAAGACTTCGAAAATATTGATCATATCGTACATGGGCGACCATGTTTGGTTTATGACATCCAAACAAACGGAACCCGACCTAGGCAGCTGGTGTTAGCTGGAGGAGATAAGAATTGTCGACACTGTCTTACAGCTCATCGATGTTCGGGTGGAAAATCCGGTTCACAAACCCGATGCTCGGGCTCTTGTATGGGTATTGATCGGGTAGTTCGACGTGGATCTTCCAGTGGCCACCGGCGAAGGGTGCTGGCTATGTCAGCAGGTCCGGTTTGCGATAGTCAGACCTTGTATGGATCTTACTCTCTTCCGGTCCCTTGAAACGCACGTAGAACTCTTGCCTAACATGGAGAACAGTCAATATCAGTCGGGTATCCAACGATTGTGGGGCAAGCCGGGTCTGCATACACTACAGTTCAGAGTCAGTATCCAAAAGTCGGTGGCAAAAGGCTGTGGGCACTCACTGTTATCGTTGACCAGAGTCACCTCATAATCACTCATCAACCTATGCAAACCATCAGCACAAGTCCCCCAGAAAGCTGTTGATATGTCCCATATCCGAAATCGCGTTCTCATTCCTCCCCGAGTTGAAGGAGATATGGTCGGTGCCGGATACGGGGAAGGGTGCGTACATCCTGCCAGAacgtcagtcagtcatcgATAAGGTATGAGCGCAATAGCGGTGCGAGTGCATACTTCATGACCTATAAGTGGAAGAATCTCAAGCGTTAGTCTCCTTCCGCCACCACTTTCGCCGCAAGGGCATGAGGGGTACCGAGGGGTACTCACATCTGTCTCAATTCTCCGCTTAGGGCTACTCATCTTGAATGACTTGCAGATAAAGCAGGTAGGTATGAAGGTAAGAGTAGACCTCAAGTCCGTCGACACCGAATTATCTGGATTCAAAGGCGAATTGCGCAAGTGGGTGGAATCGAAACTATCCCCAAGGTCGAAGCGGGGAAGCAATGAGCGGGGCGACTCTGGGTAGAGATAGGG
The window above is part of the Aspergillus luchuensis IFO 4308 DNA, chromosome 8, nearly complete sequence genome. Proteins encoded here:
- the UBC8 gene encoding E2 ubiquitin-conjugating protein UBC8 (BUSCO:EOG09264Z1B;~COG:O;~EggNog:ENOG410Q09Y;~InterPro:IPR016135,IPR023313,IPR000608;~PFAM:PF00179), with the protein product MQTRLAPQSLDTRLILTVLHVRQEFYVRFKGPEETPFAGGHWKIHVELPDQYPYKSPSIGFVNRIFHPNIDELSGSVCLDVINQTWSPMYDMINIFEVFLPQLLRYPNPSDPLNGEAAAMLMREPKSYEAKVKEYVAKYASKEAVDEAGEDTESEDELSSAGSYESGGEEPAGTMDDV
- a CDS encoding DUF2011 domain-containing protein (COG:S;~EggNog:ENOG410PT4G;~InterPro:IPR018555;~PFAM:PF09428); protein product: MFDLPSAKRVRREDLLSQRTSTSPSPSPPPESSVTDAHQRLGALLDIDSLLAPPSDDNPTPQPTTNADEEEEQEFEFRLFSGPTKSSSKNEDQAATVESSSTTQAQKLRIRVRSPTPGAVGVEDGRFVNPFRGWGYYFSAPEIMVAAGGEKEKVQEEERLREKRRQFEDVAVSGVQVVGFSGVSWPGCHLPWRVVTLKSEKKSKGAAVTCAKDPAERAPTSLKKPGKKRRIQLRKRVSAAEERKKKEEEKKLLEAEKRNRKNREKKIKRRQKAREEKAAKAAAAAASGEAPAAGQMDMDVSSDEGSD
- a CDS encoding LAMTOR1/MEH1 family protein (COG:S;~EggNog:ENOG410PTKJ;~InterPro:IPR028209;~PFAM:PF15454;~go_component: GO:0031902 - late endosome membrane [Evidence IEA];~go_component: GO:0045121 - membrane raft [Evidence IEA];~go_component: GO:0071986 - Ragulator complex [Evidence IEA];~go_process: GO:0001919 - regulation of receptor recycling [Evidence IEA];~go_process: GO:0007040 - lysosome organization [Evidence IEA];~go_process: GO:0016197 - endosomal transport [Evidence IEA];~go_process: GO:0032008 - positive regulation of TOR signaling [Evidence IEA];~go_process: GO:0042632 - cholesterol homeostasis [Evidence IEA];~go_process: GO:0043410 - positive regulation of MAPK cascade [Evidence IEA];~go_process: GO:0071230 - cellular response to amino acid stimulus [Evidence IEA]) → MGICASCLGRNRREPHDPNHPESSRLLDEDIYQPGYGYGALNQSAQGNHPDPSYLKREREALEAICQRISDSVIDIWSLQPQPHLQPRATLPSTVPPPSSSDGDAPPVKVITTDSPPARSKKQSSPTAKAGGTVPKHWGEVVINTRKNRSRPGSSTDEDGAAKRDVFGVLKVT